One Paraburkholderia aromaticivorans genomic region harbors:
- a CDS encoding TAXI family TRAP transporter solute-binding subunit, giving the protein MKPATGRKSPPRLVARFVAISWRDLAVSFGPILLIVAVAIWVAVRLIQPAPPSTLTISAGPEGSTFWTAAQKYKAILARNRITMNVLSSEGSLQNLKRLSDPKSGVDVGFVQDGVAPGPAAEGLMSLGSVAYVPLAIFYHGPAVTRLSEFKGERLAVGAEGSGTRELALALLKANGIVPGGATKLLPLSGDDAAEALVSGKVDAAFLAGDSAQPAVMGKLYRTPNVQLYDFSQADAYTRRFPYLTQLEMPMGAFDLGKNLPSAPIHMVAPTAELVARDSLHPALSDLLIEAAREVHGKANIMQRAGEFPAPLAHDFPISDDAARYYKSGKSFLYRILPFWLASLADRLLVVVVPLIVLLVPALRLVPSLYAWRVKSRIYRWYGALIAIERNALSDHSPSERASLIERLDAIEESVNGLKMPLAYADQFYVLREHIGFVRQRLTQARDAQRDDAGSEAENAETGSGERGTKPTPPDANEAAEIGETREDHSAKPY; this is encoded by the coding sequence ATGAAGCCAGCCACCGGCCGCAAAAGCCCTCCCCGTCTCGTCGCCCGTTTTGTCGCGATCTCCTGGCGTGATCTCGCGGTCTCGTTCGGGCCGATCCTGCTGATCGTCGCCGTCGCGATCTGGGTCGCCGTGCGGCTGATCCAGCCGGCGCCGCCCAGCACGCTGACCATCAGCGCCGGCCCCGAAGGCAGCACCTTCTGGACCGCGGCGCAAAAGTACAAGGCGATTCTGGCCCGCAACCGCATCACGATGAACGTGCTGTCGTCCGAAGGTTCGCTGCAGAACCTCAAGCGGCTGTCCGACCCGAAGTCGGGCGTCGATGTCGGCTTCGTGCAGGACGGCGTCGCGCCCGGCCCGGCGGCCGAAGGGCTGATGTCGCTCGGCAGCGTGGCCTATGTGCCGCTCGCGATCTTCTATCACGGGCCGGCCGTCACGCGGCTTTCCGAATTCAAGGGCGAGCGGCTCGCGGTCGGCGCCGAAGGCAGCGGCACGCGCGAACTGGCGCTCGCGCTGCTCAAGGCCAACGGCATCGTGCCGGGCGGCGCGACCAAACTGCTGCCGCTCTCTGGCGACGACGCCGCCGAAGCACTCGTCTCCGGCAAGGTCGACGCAGCGTTCCTCGCGGGCGATTCGGCGCAACCCGCGGTGATGGGCAAGCTCTACCGCACGCCGAACGTGCAGCTCTACGATTTCTCGCAAGCCGACGCCTACACGCGCCGCTTTCCCTACCTGACGCAACTCGAAATGCCGATGGGCGCGTTCGACCTCGGCAAGAACCTGCCGTCCGCGCCGATTCATATGGTGGCGCCGACCGCCGAGCTGGTGGCGCGCGACTCGCTGCACCCCGCGCTGTCCGACCTGTTGATCGAAGCCGCGCGCGAGGTGCATGGCAAGGCGAACATCATGCAGCGCGCCGGTGAATTCCCCGCACCGCTCGCGCACGATTTCCCCATCAGCGACGACGCCGCACGCTACTACAAGTCGGGCAAGAGCTTCCTCTACCGGATCCTGCCGTTCTGGCTCGCGAGTCTCGCCGACCGCTTGCTGGTGGTCGTGGTACCGCTGATCGTGTTGCTGGTGCCGGCCTTGCGTCTGGTGCCGTCGTTATATGCATGGCGGGTGAAATCGCGCATTTACCGCTGGTACGGCGCGCTGATCGCGATCGAACGCAACGCGCTCAGTGACCATTCGCCCAGCGAACGCGCCTCGCTAATCGAACGGCTCGACGCGATCGAGGAGTCCGTCAACGGTCTGAAGATGCCGCTCGCCTATGCGGATCAGTTCTACGTGCTGCGCGAGCATATCGGCTTCGTGCGTCAGCGGCTCACTCAGGCCCGCGACGCCCAGCGCGACGATGCCGGTAGCGAAGCGGAAAACGCGGAGACCGGTTCAGGCGAACGTGGCACAAAGCCCACGCCACCCGACGCGAACGAAGCGGCCGAAATCGGCGAAACGCGCGAGGACCACAGCGCCAAACCATATTGA
- a CDS encoding sulfite exporter TauE/SafE family protein — MALPHIDLLYSVSGLFVGFLVGLTGVGGGSLMTPILVLLFNVHPATAVGTDLLYAAATKATGTLVHGLKGSVDWQITLRLAAGSVPAATITLILLHRYGMDTPGASRLIQVVLGAALLVTAVALVFRPQLAALGARKQRTPRQGRTLALTMLTGAVLGVLVSLTSVGAGAIGVTVLLLLYPLLPTTRIVGSDIAHAVPLTLLAGAGHWLLGSIDWSMLLSLLVGSLPGIAIGSYLSSRAPDALLRNLLAATLTLVGVRLVLA, encoded by the coding sequence ATGGCACTTCCCCACATCGATCTGCTGTACTCCGTCTCCGGCCTGTTCGTCGGCTTTCTGGTCGGACTGACGGGCGTCGGCGGCGGCTCGCTGATGACGCCGATCCTGGTCCTGCTGTTCAATGTGCATCCGGCCACCGCGGTCGGCACCGACCTGCTGTATGCGGCGGCCACCAAGGCGACCGGCACGCTCGTGCACGGCCTGAAAGGCTCGGTCGACTGGCAGATCACGCTGCGCCTCGCCGCCGGCAGCGTGCCGGCCGCCACCATCACGCTGATCCTGCTGCATCGTTATGGGATGGACACGCCGGGCGCCAGCCGGCTGATCCAGGTCGTGCTCGGCGCGGCGTTGCTGGTGACGGCGGTGGCGCTGGTGTTTCGTCCGCAACTCGCGGCGCTCGGCGCGCGCAAACAGCGCACGCCGCGTCAGGGACGCACGCTCGCGCTCACCATGCTGACCGGCGCGGTGCTCGGCGTGCTGGTGTCGTTGACTTCGGTCGGGGCGGGCGCGATCGGCGTGACGGTGTTGTTGCTGCTCTATCCGCTGCTGCCGACCACGCGCATTGTCGGGTCGGACATCGCGCACGCGGTGCCGCTCACCCTGCTAGCGGGCGCGGGCCACTGGCTGCTGGGCTCGATCGACTGGTCGATGCTGCTGTCGTTGCTGGTGGGGTCGCTGCCGGGCATCGCGATCGGCAGTTATCTGTCGTCGCGCGCGCCGGACGCGCTGCTGCGCAACCTGCTCGCCGCCACGCTCACGCTAGTCGGCGTGCGCCTCGTGCTGGCGTGA
- a CDS encoding BON domain-containing protein translates to MKSVGFLKTLGSVVAMVVACNVYAQASDATATGTTAAPAASATSTKKANSQLGRKVRSALAKAQGIDVSNIAVRARGGAVTLTGSVPDQGQIDAAGQAAKGVAGVTSVSNKLTVVQQ, encoded by the coding sequence ATGAAATCGGTCGGTTTTCTGAAAACGCTGGGCTCGGTTGTGGCAATGGTAGTGGCGTGCAATGTGTACGCTCAGGCAAGCGACGCAACGGCAACCGGCACGACCGCCGCGCCGGCTGCCAGCGCCACGTCGACCAAGAAGGCGAACAGCCAGCTGGGCCGCAAGGTGCGTAGCGCGCTGGCCAAGGCGCAAGGCATCGACGTGTCGAACATCGCCGTGCGTGCTCGTGGCGGCGCGGTGACCCTCACGGGTTCGGTGCCTGACCAAGGCCAGATCGACGCTGCCGGCCAGGCCGCCAAGGGCGTCGCCGGCGTGACGTCGGTGTCGAACAAGCTGACCGTTGTGCAGCAGTAA